Proteins encoded within one genomic window of Platichthys flesus chromosome 13, fPlaFle2.1, whole genome shotgun sequence:
- the lacc1 gene encoding purine nucleoside phosphorylase LACC1 encodes MSHVVLLDLVHGCCHTLVAGSYPDSRVFVLCTKRYREKGHALPSWCGSAQVLASGSTAESLFRLKKIVDELRVTSVTVHTSPRGRDALPRYLKLLFTAVYTFQYRVTSQDNLTCQSCTSSAHTDPPGEGLKEREGKEGEEEQEEEEEEEEEQEEEWKFLQQLPALKGQMTVLTSSLIPDVFGHGFSTRRGGVSDLPTLSSLNLFSSSRRRDPVAVVMENRRRLGLHAGFHPLPLRLVQVDHGSDVWVVGSAEPESYDGMVTNQTGVVLAAPGADCMPLLFADPVSKVIGAAHAGWKGTLMGVAMATVKAMVKEFGCQVNDILVAVGPSVGGCCFTLERQQALDFISIHPECVPDPGLDRPHVNIRLATRLLLQRGGILPEHIHDDTVTDRPCVTPCTSCRPELFFSHVRDGPDFGTQVGFLWIRESNPQEARPSQALEDGQSPHTS; translated from the exons ATGTCTCACGTCGTCCTGCTGGACCTCGTGCACGGCTGCTGTCACACACTCGTCGCCGGCTCGTACCCGGACTCGCGCGTGTTCGTGTTGTGCACGAAACGTTACCGCGAGAAGGGACACGCGCTTCCGAGCTGGTGCGGGAGCGCGCAGGTGCTCGCGAGCGGCTCCACCGCGGAAAGTTTGTTCCGGCTCAAAAAGATTGTGGACGAGCTGCGCGTGACCTCCGTGACCGTGCACACGAGCCCGCGTGGCCGCGACGCGCTGCCTCGTTACCTGAAGCTGCTGTTCACGGCCGTGTACACGTTCCAGTACAGAGTGACGTCACAGGATAACCTCACCTGCCAGAGCTGCACAAGCTCCGCCCACACGGACCCACCTGGTGAAGGcttgaaagaaagagaaggaaaagaaggggaggaggagcaggaggaggaagaggaagaggaggaggagcaggaggaggagtggaagtttctgcagcagcttcctgctcTGAAGGGACAGATGACGGTGCTGACGTCATCACTGATCCCAG ACGTCTTCGGTCATGGGTTCAGTACCCGCAGAGGGGGCGTGTCCGACCTCCCGACCCTGTCCTCCTTGAAtctgttcagcagcagcaggaggcgggacccCGTCGCCGTGGTGATGGAAAACAGACGCCGATTGGGGCTGCACGCCGGGTTCCACCCACTTCCGCTCCGCCTGGTGCAG GTCGACCACGGCAGCGACGTGTGGGTCGTGGGCAGCGCCGAGCCCGAGAGCTACGACGGGATGGTGACCAATCAGACGGGGGTGGTGTTAGCTGCTCCGGGAGCCGACTGCATGCCCCTCCTGTTTGCTGATCCTGTGTCAAAGGTCATCGGAGCCGCTCACGCAG GTTGGAAAGGGACTCTGATGggggttgccatggcaacagtgAAGGCCATGGTGAAGGAGTTCGGTTGTCAGGTGAACGACATCCTGGTGGCGGTGGGACCGTCGGTGGGGGGGTGCTGTTTCACGCTGGAGAGGCAGCAGGCGCTGGACTTCATCAGCATCCATCCTGAATGTGTCCCTGACCCGGGGCTGGACAGGCCACACGTCAACATCCGCCTCGCCACCAG ACTCCTCCTTCAGAGAGGCGGGATCCTGCCTGAACACATCCATGACGACACGGTGACGGACAGGCCCTGTGTCACGCCCTGCACTTCCTGTCGCCCTGAACTCTTCTTCTCCCACGTCAGAGACGGACCTGACTTCGGGACACAGGTGGGCTTCCTGTGGATCAGAGAGTCCAACCCACAGGAGGCTCGTCCCTCACAGGCACTGGAGGACGGACAGAGTCCCCACACCAGTTAG